Proteins from one Ipomoea triloba cultivar NCNSP0323 chromosome 1, ASM357664v1 genomic window:
- the LOC116020483 gene encoding CASP-like protein 1E2, giving the protein MEVGGGQVKELAVAKKQNMRWTEFGLRLLAFANTLAAALVLGLDKQTKVVVMQIIPTLPAMNIPVTAEWKYMSAFVYFVVVNAIACAYAFVSLVLTLVCKGQKSSRLASLVLIVLDLVMVALLFSSGGAAFAVGLLGYKGNSHVRWNKVCNVFGKFCAQVGGAVTVSLAAAAFFLLLVLLAIFRLHNKHH; this is encoded by the exons ATGGAGGTGGGCGGTGGGCAAGTGAAAGAGTTGGCGGTGGCTAAGAAGCAAAATATGAGGTGGACAGAGTTTGGTTTGAGGCTTCTGGCCTTTGCAAACACCCTTGCGGCGGCCTTAGTTCTTGGACTGGATAAGCAGACTAAGGTTGTAGTGATGCAGATTATCCCCACGCTGCCGGCGATGAATATTCCGGTCACTGCTGAGTGGAAATACATGTCTGCCTTCGT GTACTTCGTTGTGGTGAATGCTATTGCATGTGCGTACGCATTTGTCTCCCTGGTCTTAACGTTGGTATGTAAAGGACAGAAGAGCAGTCGTCTGGCATCGTTAGTGCTCATCGTGCTTGACCTAGTGATGGTGGCGCTGCTCTTCTCTAGCGGCGGGGCGGCCTTTGCTGTTGGGCTTCTTGGCTACAAAGGTAACTCTCATGTGCGCTGGAACAAAGTGTGCAACGTCTTTGGCAAATTTTGTGCACAAGTTGGAGGTGCTGTTACTGTGTCGCTAGCTGCTGCTGCCTTTTTTCTCTTGCTTGTCTTGCTTGCTATCTTCAGGCTTCATAATAAACATCATTAG